In Mycobacterium gallinarum, a single window of DNA contains:
- a CDS encoding aldehyde dehydrogenase family protein, producing MTASPVDATTVQFNPETRLYIDGELRDSTTGQTVDNINPATEEVLGTATDAGADDMEQAIAAARRAFDTTDWSTNHEFRQHCLMQLHNALQEEKEDMRAELIAEVGATVGMTFIAQLEWPLADAVRYPAELISTFQWERMLDQDAKMGVPYNRVVVKEPMGVVGAITPWNFPFEIISNKVGQILATGNTMVLKPAMETPWSALRWGRIIAEKTDIPAGVVNIVPVSDNSIAQQLATDPRIDMVSFTGSTAVGKLIQNLSGDTMKRNMLELGGKSVYLVLDDADMSMALPGCLGALMHSGQGCALATRMLVPRSHYDQAVEVATATFGALTVGDPADPNTFCGPLVSAKQRDRVLGYIEKAKRDGGRITVGGGAPDGLDRGYFVAPTVVADVEPNHTIFQEEVFGPVLSITPYDGGDEGAVELANNSIYGLAGAIMGSNERAMAVARRIRTGSLMLNSGMYYGADAPFGGYKMSGIGRQNGTEGFEQHLQTKTIGYSL from the coding sequence ATGACGGCTTCGCCGGTCGATGCCACCACCGTTCAGTTCAATCCGGAAACTCGCCTCTATATCGACGGGGAATTGCGGGATTCGACCACAGGCCAGACTGTCGACAACATCAACCCGGCGACCGAGGAGGTCCTCGGTACCGCCACCGACGCCGGCGCCGACGACATGGAGCAGGCGATCGCGGCGGCCCGGCGCGCGTTCGACACCACCGACTGGTCGACCAATCACGAGTTCCGGCAGCACTGCCTCATGCAGCTGCACAACGCGCTGCAAGAGGAGAAGGAGGACATGCGCGCCGAGCTGATCGCGGAGGTCGGGGCCACGGTCGGCATGACGTTCATCGCGCAGCTGGAGTGGCCGCTGGCGGACGCGGTGCGGTATCCGGCCGAGTTGATATCGACGTTCCAGTGGGAGCGGATGCTCGATCAGGACGCCAAGATGGGCGTGCCCTACAACCGGGTCGTGGTCAAGGAGCCGATGGGCGTTGTCGGCGCCATCACCCCGTGGAACTTCCCGTTCGAGATCATCAGCAACAAGGTGGGCCAGATTCTGGCCACCGGCAACACCATGGTGCTCAAACCGGCCATGGAGACGCCGTGGAGTGCTTTGCGCTGGGGCCGGATCATCGCCGAGAAGACCGACATCCCGGCGGGTGTCGTGAACATCGTTCCGGTGTCGGACAACAGCATCGCTCAGCAGCTGGCGACCGACCCCCGCATCGACATGGTCTCGTTCACCGGTTCGACGGCAGTCGGCAAGCTGATCCAGAACCTGTCCGGCGACACGATGAAGCGCAACATGCTCGAGCTCGGCGGCAAGTCGGTCTATCTGGTGCTCGACGATGCCGACATGAGCATGGCACTGCCCGGGTGCCTCGGCGCGCTGATGCATTCCGGCCAGGGTTGCGCGTTGGCGACCCGAATGCTGGTTCCCCGTTCGCATTACGACCAGGCGGTCGAGGTAGCGACGGCGACATTCGGAGCGCTGACGGTCGGTGACCCTGCTGACCCGAACACGTTCTGCGGGCCGCTCGTATCGGCCAAGCAGCGCGACCGGGTGCTGGGTTACATCGAGAAAGCGAAGCGTGACGGCGGTCGCATCACCGTCGGTGGCGGGGCGCCGGATGGACTCGACCGCGGGTATTTCGTCGCACCCACGGTCGTCGCGGACGTCGAACCGAACCACACCATCTTCCAGGAAGAAGTATTCGGCCCGGTGCTGTCGATCACGCCGTACGACGGCGGCGACGAGGGCGCCGTCGAGCTCGCGAACAATTCCATCTACGGACTTGCGGGCGCGATCATGGGCTCCAACGAGCGGGCGATGGCGGTCGCCCGCCGCATCCGCACCGGTTCGCTGATGCTCAACAGCGGCATGTACTACGGCGCTGACGCGCCCTTTGGCGGCTACAAGATGAGCGGTATCGGGCGCCAGAACGGTACCGAAGGCTTCGAGCAGCACCTGCAGACCAAGACGATCGGATACTCACTGTGA
- a CDS encoding acyl-CoA dehydrogenase family protein: MPARAEYLHQVALYRHDFRQYLRTLDCADAWRTAASLTAEDGLAHDAAVMARLNADGWNRYGWPESVGGYGGNEIHRAIYFEELGHAMLPIPAQAWTLEVMAPAVLKYAPALASQYLPAYLAGEEWWGQGFSEPESGSDLASLRTRAIDDGSGDFVVNGQKIWTSQGSTAKRLCVLVRTGAPESRHRGLSMLLIDTDAPGMTVRPIALASGRRELAEVFFDDVRVPRERLVGEIDGGWAVTMFLMQYERGMYGYAVLNKVLTELGRLREYMVIRGSSTSQRERFARVYVDVIAAQARAATTVRKLAAGESVGADSSIDKLLFSRAERDANDLLLDVARDHMMVGARSGAGQEAELDTARAEWWYSRAATIMGGTAEVQRGIIADHLLGLPKERRAS; this comes from the coding sequence TTGCCGGCTCGCGCCGAGTACCTGCACCAGGTGGCGCTGTATCGCCATGACTTTCGCCAGTATTTGCGCACGTTGGACTGCGCCGACGCCTGGCGGACGGCAGCCAGCCTGACGGCCGAGGACGGCCTGGCGCACGATGCCGCGGTGATGGCCCGGCTGAATGCCGATGGCTGGAACCGATACGGCTGGCCCGAGTCGGTCGGCGGCTACGGCGGCAACGAGATTCACCGCGCCATCTACTTCGAGGAACTCGGCCACGCGATGCTGCCGATCCCCGCCCAGGCGTGGACGCTTGAGGTCATGGCCCCAGCTGTGCTCAAGTACGCGCCGGCGCTGGCCAGCCAGTATCTACCCGCCTATCTCGCGGGTGAGGAGTGGTGGGGCCAGGGCTTCTCCGAGCCCGAATCGGGCAGCGATCTGGCGTCGCTGCGCACCCGCGCAATAGACGATGGATCCGGCGATTTCGTCGTCAACGGTCAGAAGATCTGGACCAGCCAGGGCAGCACCGCCAAACGCCTCTGTGTGCTCGTACGGACGGGTGCCCCGGAAAGCCGCCATCGCGGGCTGTCGATGCTGCTGATCGACACCGACGCTCCCGGCATGACGGTGCGGCCGATCGCGCTCGCGAGCGGTCGGCGCGAGCTGGCCGAGGTGTTCTTCGACGACGTGCGCGTCCCCCGCGAGCGGTTGGTCGGCGAGATCGACGGCGGATGGGCCGTGACGATGTTTCTGATGCAGTACGAACGCGGCATGTATGGCTACGCGGTGCTGAACAAGGTCCTGACCGAACTCGGCCGACTACGGGAGTACATGGTGATCCGCGGGTCGAGTACGTCGCAGCGCGAACGGTTCGCGCGCGTCTACGTCGACGTGATCGCCGCCCAGGCCCGCGCCGCGACGACGGTGCGCAAGCTCGCGGCGGGCGAATCTGTCGGGGCCGACAGCAGCATTGACAAGCTTTTGTTCAGCCGGGCCGAGCGGGATGCCAACGATCTCCTGCTCGACGTCGCCCGCGACCACATGATGGTCGGAGCCCGGTCCGGGGCCGGGCAGGAAGCCGAGCTCGATACTGCCCGCGCGGAATGGTGGTACTCACGCGCCGCGACGATCATGGGCGGCACTGCCGAGGTGCAGCGGGGGATCATTGCCGACCACCTGCTCGGACTGC